The proteins below come from a single Triticum aestivum cultivar Chinese Spring chromosome 5D, IWGSC CS RefSeq v2.1, whole genome shotgun sequence genomic window:
- the LOC123124935 gene encoding purine permease 3, whose protein sequence is MEVEATAQRRAQPQPCKDGGAKQLPSGAAKPLRHNPLLVINFLLMVVGSAFGPLLLRAYFLHGGTRKWLSSLLQTAGWPLLLAPLSASFLSRRRSNKDGSSATPLFLMSPRLLAATVAVGLMTGLDDLLYAYGLAYLPVSTSSILISTQLAFTAAFALLLVRQRFTAFSVNAVVLLSVGAAMLGMNAGGDRPAGVTRAQYYAGFGMTLGAAALYGLMLPVMELSQARHAARTGAAVTYILVMEMQIVIGFTATAFSAIGMLVNNDFHAIPREAREFGLGQIGYYLLLAASAIVYQFFFLGTIGAIFYGSALLAGVIMTVLIPVTEVLAVLFFHEPFNGTKGVALALSLWGFVSYLYGEIRAKAQDSDKPLNTEHLDP, encoded by the exons ATGGAGGTGGAAGCAACAGCACAGCGCCGCGCACAGCCGCAACCATGCAAGGACGGCGGCGCCAAGCAGCTCCCTAGCGGCGCCGCTAAAccgctccgccacaaccccctcctcGTCATCAACTTCCTCCTCATGGTCGTCGGCTCGGCGTTCGGCCCGCTCCTCCTCCGCGCCTACTTCCTGCACGGCGGGACCCGAAAGTGGCTCTCCAGCTTGCTCCAGACCGCCGGATGGCCGCTCCTGCTCGCGCCGCTCAGCGCCTCCTTTCTCTCCCGCCGCCGGAGCAACAAAGACGGCAGCTCGGCCACGCCGCTCTTCCTCATGTCGCCCCGCCTCCTGGCCGCGACCGTCGCCGTCGGCCTCATGACCGGCCTCGACGACCTCCTCTACGCCTACGGGCTGGCCTACCTCCCGGTGTCCACCTCCTCCATCCTCATCTCCACGCAGCTGGCCTTCACGGCCGCCTTCGCGCTGCTGCTCGTGCGCCAGCGGTTCACGGCCTTCTCCGTGAACGCCGTGGTGCTGCTCAGCGTCGGCGCCGCCATGCTGGGCATGAACGCCGGAGGTGACCGCCCCGCGGGGGTGACGCGGGCGCAGTACTACGCCGGGTTCGGCATGACGCTCGGCGCCGCGGCGCTCTACGGCCTCATGCTGCCCGTCATGGAGCTCAGCCAAGCGAGGCACGCGGCGAGGACCGGCGCGGCCGTCACGtacatcctcgtcatggagatgcAGATCGTCATCGGGTTCACCGCCACGGCCTTCAGCGCCATCGGGATGCTTGTGAACAACGATTTCCAC GCTATCCCAAGAGAAGCCCGGGAGTTCGGGCTCGGCCAGATTGGCTACTACCTACTGCTGGCCGCCTCGGCCATTGTGTACCAGTTCTTCTTCCTCGGCACCATCGGTGCCATCTTCTATGGCTCGGCGCTGCTCGCCGGTGTCATCATGACCGTGCTCATCCCAGTGACTGAGGTGCTTGCTGTCCTATTCTTCCATGAGCCATTCAACGGTACCAAAGGTGTCGCCCTCGCGCTATCCCTCTGGGGCTTTGTCTCCTACTTATATGGAGAGATCCGAGCCAAGGCACAAGACTCTGACAAACCATTGAATACGGAGCATTTGGACCCTTAG